The following are encoded together in the Mycolicibacterium arabiense genome:
- the pcaDC gene encoding bifunctional 3-oxoadipate enol-lactonase/4-carboxymuconolactone decarboxylase PcaDC — protein sequence MTVPELAVVDFGGPADAPLILLGPSLGTSAATLWGGVADRLVEHARLVAWDLPGHGRSARPSDPFGIADLAAAVLALADRLGAETFHYAGDSVGGAVGIQLVLDTPRRISSATLMCTGAVIGTPDGWRQRAATVRAQGIWPMVDAAPGRWFAPGFTERHPGVAAMLLDGLSHTDPEAYAKTCDALADFDVVRRLPEITVPVLAIAGRDDVPTPPESLQRIASGVSDGELVVLDGVGHLAPAEAPDRVAALIAENAGLPASPIPDTVDDVYRAGMAVRREVLGDAHVDRAVAATTDLTADFQRMITEYAWGGIWTRPGLDCRSRSMITLTALIARGHHEEFAMHLRAARRNGLTNDEIKELIMQTAIYCGVPDANSAFRIAADVLSDYDAQGGAR from the coding sequence GTGACCGTTCCCGAACTCGCCGTCGTCGACTTCGGCGGACCGGCCGACGCCCCCCTGATCCTGCTGGGCCCCTCGCTGGGCACCTCGGCCGCCACCCTGTGGGGTGGGGTTGCCGATCGGCTCGTCGAGCACGCCCGCCTCGTCGCATGGGACCTTCCCGGCCACGGCCGCAGCGCACGACCCAGCGACCCGTTCGGCATCGCCGATCTCGCAGCCGCGGTGCTCGCGCTGGCCGACCGGCTCGGCGCCGAGACCTTTCACTACGCAGGCGATTCGGTGGGCGGCGCGGTCGGCATCCAGTTGGTCCTCGACACGCCGCGCCGGATCAGCTCCGCCACGCTGATGTGCACCGGCGCGGTGATCGGCACACCCGACGGGTGGCGCCAGCGCGCAGCCACCGTACGCGCTCAGGGCATCTGGCCGATGGTGGACGCCGCACCCGGGCGTTGGTTCGCACCAGGCTTCACCGAGAGGCACCCCGGCGTCGCCGCCATGTTGCTCGACGGCCTGAGCCACACCGATCCGGAGGCCTACGCGAAGACGTGTGACGCGCTGGCCGACTTCGACGTCGTGCGGCGGCTGCCCGAGATCACCGTCCCCGTCCTCGCGATCGCGGGCCGCGACGACGTGCCCACGCCGCCGGAGTCGTTGCAGCGCATCGCCTCCGGAGTCTCCGACGGCGAACTCGTCGTGCTCGACGGCGTCGGTCACCTCGCGCCGGCGGAGGCGCCCGACCGGGTTGCGGCGCTGATCGCCGAGAACGCCGGGCTGCCGGCGTCTCCCATTCCCGACACCGTCGACGACGTCTACCGGGCAGGCATGGCCGTACGCCGCGAGGTGCTCGGCGACGCCCACGTCGATCGGGCGGTGGCCGCCACCACCGACCTGACCGCGGACTTCCAGCGCATGATCACCGAGTACGCCTGGGGTGGCATCTGGACCAGACCCGGACTGGATTGCCGCAGCCGCTCGATGATCACGCTGACGGCGCTCATCGCGCGCGGCCACCACGAAGAGTTCGCGATGCACCTGCGCGCTGCCCGCCGAAACGGCCTGACCAACGACGAGATCAAGGAGCTGATCATGCAGACCGCGATCTACTGTGGCGTCCCGGACGCCAACTCCGCGTTCCGGATCGCCGCCGACGTGCTGTCCGACTACGACGCCCAGGGCGGTGCCCGATGA
- a CDS encoding 3-oxoacid CoA-transferase subunit A codes for MTSITGDPAEAVAGIADGSTVLVGGFGMAGMPTALIDALIAHGATDLTIVSNNAGNGDTGLAALLAAGRVRRVICSFPRQADSYVFDELYRAGRIDLEVVPQGNLAERMRAAGAGIGAFFCPTGYGTDLAEGKETRTIDGRDYVLEYPIRGDVALIGAHRSDRMGNLVYRKTARNFGPVMATAADLTIVEVSAVVETGSLDPEVVVTPSIYVDRVLDLSAATSQVSEAL; via the coding sequence ATGACGTCGATCACCGGCGACCCGGCGGAGGCGGTGGCCGGCATCGCCGACGGGTCGACCGTCCTGGTCGGCGGTTTTGGCATGGCCGGCATGCCCACCGCGCTGATCGACGCGCTGATCGCCCACGGCGCCACCGACCTGACCATCGTCAGCAACAACGCGGGCAACGGCGACACCGGTCTGGCCGCGCTGCTGGCCGCCGGGCGGGTGCGCCGAGTCATCTGTTCCTTTCCGAGGCAGGCCGATTCGTACGTCTTCGACGAGTTGTACCGCGCGGGCAGGATCGACCTGGAGGTGGTGCCGCAGGGCAACCTCGCCGAACGGATGCGGGCCGCGGGTGCGGGGATCGGTGCGTTCTTCTGCCCGACCGGCTACGGCACCGACCTCGCCGAGGGCAAGGAGACGCGCACGATAGACGGACGCGACTACGTCCTCGAGTATCCGATCCGGGGGGACGTCGCCCTGATCGGCGCCCATCGCAGTGACCGGATGGGCAATCTCGTCTACCGCAAGACCGCACGGAACTTCGGACCCGTGATGGCGACGGCGGCCGACCTCACCATCGTCGAGGTGTCCGCCGTCGTCGAGACCGGCAGCCTCGACCCGGAAGTCGTCGTGACGCCGTCCATCTACGTCGACCGGGTCCTCGACCTCAGCGCAGCGACCAGCCAGGTATCGGAGGCCTTGTGA
- a CDS encoding 3-oxoacid CoA-transferase subunit B has product MTSTLSVSKTVENLDRGPLGRDEMAQAVAADIPPGSFVNLGIGQPTKVSDYLAPDSGIVLHTENGMLGMGPEAVGDEIDPDLINAGKIPVTELPGAAYFHHADSFAMMRGGHLDVCVLGAFQVSEHGDLANWHTGAPGAIPAVGGAMDLAIGAKDVFVMMTLFTKDGTPKLVSRCTYPLTGLACVSRVYTELGTFAVGADGIRVIATYGISVDELRERLEPTLRRVEER; this is encoded by the coding sequence GTGACCAGCACCCTCAGCGTGTCGAAGACTGTCGAGAACCTCGACCGTGGACCACTCGGCCGGGACGAGATGGCCCAGGCCGTCGCCGCGGACATCCCACCCGGGTCGTTCGTCAACCTCGGGATCGGCCAACCCACCAAGGTGTCCGACTACCTGGCCCCCGACAGCGGAATCGTCCTGCACACCGAGAACGGCATGCTGGGCATGGGGCCCGAGGCCGTCGGCGACGAGATCGACCCCGATCTGATCAACGCGGGCAAGATCCCGGTCACCGAACTGCCCGGTGCGGCCTACTTCCACCACGCCGACTCGTTCGCGATGATGCGCGGCGGACATCTCGACGTGTGCGTCCTCGGCGCCTTCCAGGTGTCCGAGCACGGCGACCTCGCCAACTGGCACACCGGGGCACCGGGGGCGATCCCCGCCGTCGGCGGCGCCATGGATTTGGCGATCGGGGCGAAGGACGTCTTCGTGATGATGACGCTGTTCACCAAGGACGGAACGCCGAAGTTGGTGTCGCGCTGCACCTATCCGCTGACGGGCCTGGCGTGCGTCAGCAGGGTGTACACCGAACTCGGGACATTCGCCGTCGGCGCCGACGGCATCCGGGTCATCGCGACCTACGGAATCTCCGTCGACGAACTCCGGGAACGTCTGGAGCCGACGCTCCGACGGGTGGAGGAGCGATGA
- a CDS encoding sugar phosphate isomerase/epimerase and 4-hydroxyphenylpyruvate domain-containing protein, with product MTLTTNRHVKTIATVCLSGTLDDKLVAAAHAGFDGIELFEPDLVASTSSPKQIRERCAELGLQIVLYQPFRDLDSTDPEQFERNLNRLDRKFDVMTELGVDLILVCSNASADAVADMDELATQLRAAGELADRRGMRIAYEALAWGRTVDLWQQSWDAVRRADHPAVGLCLDSFHILSRSSTIDELGEVPSDKIFFLQLADAPHKDMDVLQWSRHYRLFPGEGAFDLVDFTAAVLGAGYRGPLSLEVFNDVFRQSSPVRTAIDAVRSLGALEAGLDDALPRQRFDAAFVELSVTPTNLTTAEHALSALGFRQSATHRSKRVTAWTQSSATILLTVTTDAAEDDSSALAAIAFDAEDPTGFAASAEGLNVSALPRVVRPGEADLPAVAAPDGVSIFFVSTEEGPLDWRRDFEPVPPTDAASGVGITAIDHVSVTAPFDRYDESVLFYRSVLGMRTEEVAEYPGPYGLVRSHLLRAPEPSGFGVALDGPLLRRGKWTPGVQTPQHIALLTDDVLATLDALPGDAPILRIPENYYVDLRARLDLDDEFVERLRRSNVLYDRSPDGEYLHAYTTVIGSQVYFEIIERRGNYRGRPLADAPIRMAAHVAARRGRTEK from the coding sequence ATGACCCTCACGACGAATCGCCACGTCAAGACCATCGCGACGGTCTGCCTGTCCGGGACGCTCGACGACAAGCTGGTCGCCGCCGCCCACGCAGGGTTCGACGGCATCGAGCTGTTCGAGCCGGACCTCGTCGCGTCGACGTCGAGTCCCAAGCAGATCCGCGAGCGATGCGCAGAACTCGGACTGCAGATCGTGCTGTATCAACCGTTCCGGGATCTCGACAGCACCGACCCCGAGCAGTTCGAGCGGAACCTCAACCGGCTCGACCGCAAGTTCGACGTCATGACCGAACTCGGCGTCGACCTGATCCTGGTCTGCTCGAACGCATCGGCCGACGCGGTCGCCGACATGGACGAGCTGGCAACTCAATTGCGCGCGGCGGGGGAACTCGCCGACCGCCGTGGGATGCGAATCGCCTACGAGGCCCTGGCCTGGGGCCGCACGGTCGATCTGTGGCAGCAGTCCTGGGACGCGGTCCGGCGAGCCGACCATCCAGCGGTCGGGCTGTGCCTGGACAGCTTCCACATCTTGTCGCGCTCGTCGACGATCGACGAATTGGGCGAGGTGCCCAGCGACAAGATCTTCTTCCTCCAGCTGGCCGACGCACCACACAAGGACATGGACGTGCTGCAGTGGAGCAGGCACTATCGCCTGTTCCCGGGGGAGGGCGCGTTCGATCTCGTCGACTTCACCGCGGCGGTACTCGGCGCCGGGTACCGGGGCCCACTGTCACTGGAAGTGTTCAACGACGTCTTCCGGCAGTCCTCGCCGGTCCGCACTGCCATCGACGCGGTCCGGTCGCTCGGTGCGCTGGAAGCCGGACTCGACGACGCGCTGCCGCGGCAGCGGTTCGACGCCGCGTTCGTCGAACTGAGCGTCACCCCCACCAACCTCACCACGGCAGAACATGCGTTGTCGGCGTTGGGATTCAGACAGTCGGCGACGCACCGGTCCAAGCGCGTCACGGCGTGGACGCAGTCGAGTGCGACGATCCTGCTGACCGTCACGACCGATGCCGCCGAGGACGACTCCTCGGCACTGGCCGCCATCGCGTTCGACGCGGAGGACCCCACGGGGTTCGCGGCGTCGGCCGAGGGCCTCAACGTCTCCGCCCTGCCGCGCGTGGTGCGGCCGGGCGAGGCCGACCTGCCCGCCGTCGCGGCACCGGACGGTGTGTCGATCTTCTTCGTCTCGACCGAGGAGGGCCCGCTGGACTGGCGCCGCGACTTCGAACCCGTGCCGCCGACCGACGCCGCCTCCGGTGTGGGCATCACCGCGATCGATCACGTCTCGGTCACCGCGCCGTTCGACCGGTACGACGAGAGCGTTCTGTTCTACCGCTCCGTGTTGGGGATGCGCACCGAGGAGGTGGCCGAATATCCCGGGCCGTACGGGTTGGTGCGCAGCCATCTGCTCCGCGCGCCGGAACCTTCGGGATTCGGTGTGGCGCTTGACGGTCCGCTGCTGCGGCGCGGCAAGTGGACCCCGGGCGTGCAGACCCCGCAGCACATCGCGTTGCTCACCGACGACGTCCTCGCCACCCTGGACGCGCTGCCCGGGGACGCCCCGATCCTGCGCATTCCAGAGAACTACTACGTCGACCTTCGGGCTCGTCTCGATCTCGACGACGAGTTCGTGGAGCGGCTGCGTCGGTCGAACGTGCTGTACGACAGGAGCCCCGATGGGGAGTACCTGCACGCCTACACCACGGTGATCGGCTCGCAGGTGTACTTCGAGATCATCGAGCGGCGAGGCAACTACCGGGGGCGTCCCCTCGCGGACGCCCCGATCCGCATGGCCGCTCACGTCGCCGCGCGACGAGGCAGGACCGAGAAGTAG
- a CDS encoding reverse transcriptase family protein codes for MPSEPIDIGRRLVDPKTYEDTILRIYSKRSERGLGFNEVSDGVTYLDAAADRRALSRAIARSIADGTYRPQPVDLWFLETNGKRRAAHQPAFVDHVIGSSLFKILTHNARCYGLPGVYSYLPGLTNLGAMRAFARFVRTHRERGGRASGPVYVLQSDFEKYGDNLPVGPGAALWRTVREVASLGSVSGDIDSRSWDLITTLIRPVVRDADGAEFTRVNGIAMGTPLVPLLGNLAVVPMDRAISDIDGMFYVRYNDDFILAHKDLDAIHEADRRIDGLTDGLGVRRKLSKELRTALSGHGRPCTIDPAYVGRGRIDCLGLSVTHAGTVALGPHRLRRFIRRIVTRIDGAAPALASLPVEERARHLVSATNVMLDPASPFSVAGLPALLDATTDRGVLKDLDYRIARKIAQAATGRAGVRGFREVPPAALYRDMGLVSLTGVRNAQ; via the coding sequence ATGCCAAGTGAACCGATCGACATCGGACGACGACTGGTCGACCCAAAGACTTACGAGGACACCATCCTCCGGATCTACTCGAAGCGCAGCGAGCGCGGACTGGGCTTCAACGAGGTCTCCGACGGCGTCACCTATCTCGACGCAGCGGCGGACCGGCGGGCACTCTCGCGCGCGATCGCACGCAGCATCGCAGACGGCACTTACCGGCCGCAGCCCGTCGATCTCTGGTTCCTGGAGACCAACGGCAAGCGACGCGCCGCCCACCAGCCTGCATTCGTCGACCACGTCATCGGCTCGTCGCTGTTCAAGATCCTGACCCACAACGCCCGCTGCTACGGCCTGCCGGGCGTGTACTCCTATCTCCCTGGCCTGACCAACCTCGGCGCCATGCGCGCGTTCGCCCGGTTCGTGCGAACGCATCGAGAACGGGGCGGTCGGGCGTCGGGTCCGGTTTACGTGCTGCAGTCGGACTTCGAGAAGTACGGGGACAACCTCCCCGTCGGCCCCGGCGCGGCGCTGTGGCGCACCGTGCGCGAGGTCGCCTCACTCGGCAGCGTCAGCGGTGACATCGATTCTCGCAGCTGGGATCTCATCACCACGCTGATCCGCCCGGTGGTTCGGGACGCCGACGGAGCCGAGTTCACCCGGGTGAACGGCATCGCGATGGGGACGCCGCTGGTGCCACTGCTGGGCAATCTCGCGGTGGTCCCCATGGACAGGGCCATCTCGGACATCGACGGCATGTTCTACGTCCGCTACAACGACGACTTCATCTTGGCCCACAAGGACCTCGACGCGATCCACGAGGCCGATCGGAGGATCGACGGGCTTACCGACGGACTGGGCGTGCGTCGCAAGCTGTCCAAGGAGCTGCGCACCGCGCTGAGTGGCCACGGCAGGCCCTGCACGATCGACCCGGCCTACGTCGGGCGCGGTCGCATCGACTGTCTCGGCCTGTCGGTCACGCATGCAGGCACCGTGGCGCTCGGGCCGCATCGGTTGCGCCGCTTCATCAGACGCATCGTCACCCGCATCGACGGTGCCGCGCCCGCGTTGGCGTCGCTTCCCGTCGAGGAGCGGGCCCGCCACCTCGTCTCGGCCACCAACGTCATGCTGGACCCGGCCAGCCCCTTCTCGGTCGCCGGTCTGCCGGCGCTGCTCGACGCGACGACCGACCGGGGCGTCCTGAAGGATCTCGACTACCGCATCGCCCGCAAGATCGCACAGGCGGCGACCGGACGGGCGGGCGTACGGGGATTCCGAGAGGTGCCGCCCGCGGCGCTGTACCGCGACATGGGGTTGGTGTCGCTGACGGGCGTGCGCAACGCTCAGTGA
- a CDS encoding ribonuclease T2 family protein, whose protein sequence is MFDGNRSTLVSDSSSDSSWLVLTWSPSFCKAQPADPECRSGELVGMERTLILHGLWPQPRDNQYCGVSRRLEEVASKGRGDLPPIELSDGVRAGLQSTMANSSHLSLHEWYAHGTCSGVTPDAYFGDAVALTARVRETLDPLFRDADGGQLPVSAVRARMDERFGPGAGERVGLSCLNAKGEGAYVVDVRLSLPSVAALRTIDESLDLGTLLNEAPPITSECAHGLVP, encoded by the coding sequence ATGTTCGACGGAAACCGGTCGACGCTCGTCTCCGACAGCAGTTCCGACTCGAGTTGGCTCGTGCTGACCTGGAGTCCCAGCTTCTGCAAGGCACAGCCCGCGGATCCGGAATGCCGTTCGGGCGAACTCGTCGGCATGGAGCGGACTTTGATCCTGCACGGCTTGTGGCCCCAGCCGCGGGACAACCAATACTGCGGCGTATCGCGACGGCTCGAGGAGGTCGCCTCCAAGGGGCGCGGCGACCTGCCGCCGATCGAGTTGTCCGACGGCGTGCGTGCCGGTTTGCAGTCGACGATGGCCAACTCCTCTCACCTGTCGTTGCACGAGTGGTACGCCCACGGCACGTGCTCGGGCGTGACACCCGACGCCTACTTCGGCGATGCGGTCGCGCTGACCGCCCGAGTTCGCGAGACGTTGGACCCATTGTTCCGGGACGCCGACGGCGGACAGCTCCCGGTGAGCGCGGTCCGCGCCCGCATGGATGAACGGTTCGGCCCGGGGGCGGGGGAGCGCGTCGGACTCAGTTGCCTCAACGCGAAGGGGGAGGGCGCCTACGTCGTCGACGTGCGCTTGTCACTACCGTCGGTCGCCGCGCTCCGCACCATTGACGAGTCGCTCGATCTCGGCACGCTGCTGAACGAGGCTCCGCCCATCACGTCGGAGTGTGCCCACGGACTCGTTCCCTGA
- a CDS encoding DNA alkylation repair protein, translating to MSAHELIDEVRRALAAAGDADRAPAMQAYMKSDMPFHGVRMPDLRRICEPIFSAHPIESVDAFDDTVERLFAEATHREERYAAIQLARHRLYRAHQTPDRIPLYRRLILTGAWWDTVDEIAGNLVGPILAAHPMEVRPIVLGWATDSDTWLRRTAIISQLNLKDETDLALLTAAIDSNAEDTDFFIRKAIGWALRQYARTDPEWVRAFVEAREGRLSGLSKREALKRL from the coding sequence GTGTCCGCGCACGAACTGATCGACGAGGTACGCCGCGCACTGGCCGCTGCCGGGGACGCCGACCGCGCGCCGGCGATGCAGGCGTACATGAAATCCGACATGCCGTTTCACGGCGTTCGCATGCCCGACCTCCGTCGCATCTGTGAACCGATCTTCTCGGCGCATCCGATCGAGTCGGTCGACGCGTTCGACGACACCGTCGAGCGCTTGTTCGCCGAGGCGACCCACCGAGAGGAGCGCTACGCCGCCATCCAGCTGGCGAGACACCGGCTCTACCGCGCGCATCAGACGCCGGACCGGATTCCCCTCTATCGGCGGCTGATCCTCACCGGGGCGTGGTGGGACACCGTGGACGAGATCGCCGGCAACCTGGTCGGACCGATCCTGGCCGCCCATCCTATGGAGGTGCGCCCGATCGTGCTCGGGTGGGCGACCGACTCCGACACGTGGCTGCGGCGAACGGCGATCATCTCGCAGCTCAACCTGAAGGACGAGACGGATCTGGCGCTGCTCACGGCAGCCATCGACTCGAACGCCGAGGACACCGACTTCTTCATCCGCAAGGCCATCGGCTGGGCGCTGCGGCAGTACGCGCGCACCGACCCGGAGTGGGTAAGGGCATTCGTCGAGGCGCGGGAAGGCCGGCTCAGCGGGCTGTCCAAACGCGAGGCGCTCAAGCGCCTCTGA
- a CDS encoding cellulase family glycosylhydrolase: MLQTKNELCTPGLARFLVIGAATVAVSAFGATAMTPTLRPVSMDVAEMAAIDESNTTIGIADSDLYFESYEQIDAALDEMQAMGVNTVRIGIPWAGINPVEGYYDWSQSDYLINAADERGMGILAVITTTPTYQQNGSGIYSEPIDPAAYGEFAGLAAERYAGQVGAYEIWNEPNAAPFYGPAPDPAGYTELLKAAYTSIKAADPDATVVGGVVGSTVTYGNFTLNPVDFVDQMYDAGAQGYFDALSFHPYQYTMPFSTGGYHPDSPLNQLDDIHDLMVANGDGDKLIWASEYGQPTAVSSEAEQAAYLEDMLTTWREIGYTGPAFVYTLEDDLTGSTNPEDTFGLIRDDGTWKPAAYVIQELAQSEETTPEIAQMALALPQAETAAPEDLATLEEIAGPTDPTTEAQMAAATEQLAATAPTATVTDPAAPAVVEPVIAEPVLAEPTIVEPTIVEPTLAEPTLAEPTIAVAPSEPTAIPTPDLDSTRSVELVDTPTTEPTVEAPTEPTPTSVVDQTRSTDLSDVPTTESPTGTTSGTTSGATTDTTSGTTSGATTDTTSGSTATSGSTSSDSTSSGSTSSGSTSKSDTPKKQRANR, from the coding sequence ATGTTGCAAACCAAGAACGAACTGTGCACACCGGGTCTCGCGCGCTTCTTGGTGATCGGCGCCGCGACGGTCGCCGTCTCCGCCTTCGGAGCGACCGCTATGACTCCGACTTTGCGGCCCGTCTCGATGGACGTTGCCGAGATGGCCGCCATCGACGAGTCGAACACCACCATCGGCATCGCGGATTCCGACCTGTACTTCGAGTCCTACGAGCAGATCGACGCCGCGCTCGACGAGATGCAGGCGATGGGAGTCAACACCGTCCGAATCGGCATCCCGTGGGCCGGTATCAACCCGGTCGAGGGGTACTACGACTGGTCACAGTCGGACTACCTGATCAACGCGGCCGACGAGCGAGGGATGGGCATCCTGGCGGTCATCACCACGACGCCGACCTATCAGCAGAACGGGTCGGGCATCTACAGCGAGCCGATCGACCCGGCCGCCTACGGTGAATTCGCCGGCTTGGCCGCCGAGCGCTACGCGGGGCAGGTCGGCGCCTACGAGATCTGGAACGAACCCAATGCGGCGCCGTTCTACGGTCCGGCGCCCGACCCGGCCGGCTACACCGAGCTGCTCAAGGCGGCCTACACGTCCATCAAGGCAGCGGATCCCGACGCGACCGTCGTCGGTGGCGTCGTCGGTTCCACGGTCACCTACGGGAACTTCACCTTGAACCCCGTCGACTTCGTCGACCAGATGTACGACGCGGGCGCACAGGGCTACTTCGACGCCCTGTCATTTCACCCGTACCAGTACACGATGCCGTTCTCGACCGGCGGCTACCACCCGGACTCGCCGCTGAATCAGCTCGACGACATCCACGACCTGATGGTCGCCAACGGTGACGGCGACAAGCTGATTTGGGCCAGTGAGTACGGACAGCCCACGGCCGTGTCGAGCGAGGCCGAGCAGGCCGCGTACCTCGAGGACATGCTGACCACGTGGCGCGAGATCGGCTACACGGGACCGGCTTTCGTGTACACCCTCGAAGACGACCTCACCGGCAGCACGAATCCCGAGGACACGTTCGGCCTGATTCGGGACGACGGCACGTGGAAGCCGGCGGCGTATGTCATCCAGGAGCTGGCGCAGTCGGAGGAGACCACCCCCGAGATCGCGCAGATGGCCCTGGCCCTGCCGCAGGCCGAGACCGCCGCGCCGGAGGATCTCGCGACACTGGAGGAGATCGCCGGCCCCACGGATCCGACGACCGAGGCGCAGATGGCCGCTGCCACCGAGCAGTTGGCCGCCACCGCGCCCACCGCGACCGTCACCGACCCGGCAGCACCGGCGGTGGTGGAACCGGTGATCGCCGAGCCCGTCCTGGCCGAGCCCACGATCGTCGAACCCACGATCGTCGAACCCACGCTGGCCGAGCCCACGCTGGCCGAGCCGACCATCGCGGTCGCGCCCAGCGAGCCCACGGCGATCCCGACGCCGGATCTCGACTCCACCCGGTCGGTCGAGCTGGTCGACACGCCGACCACCGAACCGACGGTCGAGGCGCCGACCGAGCCGACGCCGACCAGTGTCGTCGACCAGACCCGGTCGACCGACCTGTCCGACGTCCCGACCACGGAGTCGCCCACCGGCACCACGTCGGGCACCACTTCGGGTGCGACGACGGACACCACGTCGGGTACCACTTCGGGTGCGACGACGGACACCACGTCGGGTTCCACCGCGACGAGCGGGTCGACGTCGAGCGACTCGACCTCGAGCGGTTCGACCTCGAGCGGTTCGACGTCGAAGTCCGACACGCCGAAGAAGCAGCGCGCCAACCGCTGA
- a CDS encoding cobalamin biosynthesis protein has protein sequence MFVPTYRGRAAGLALGCLADALFGDPRRGHPVALFGSAAMRLERVMYADRRGAGVAYTGLLVGTVLAATVAADRAAARRGPAWTAGLTALCTFISLGGTSLARTGAQMSAPLDATDIAGARALLPSLCGRDPASLDASGLTRAALESIAENTSDAAVAPLLWGMAAGAPGLLVYRAANTLDAMVGYRSARYERFGWAAARFDDLLNYLPARLSGLLVAACAMTVDGSAGAALEAWRRDARRHPSPNAGVAEASFAGALGVRLGGPTQYAHRLEIRPTLGDGRTPSVPDLRRAVRLSRAVQVGAAAVCSAGALGLSGVGRTGRRASDRV, from the coding sequence GTGTTCGTTCCGACGTACCGTGGCCGCGCAGCCGGTCTCGCACTGGGCTGTCTCGCCGACGCGTTGTTCGGCGACCCCCGCCGCGGTCATCCGGTCGCGCTCTTCGGCAGTGCCGCAATGCGTCTGGAACGTGTCATGTACGCCGACCGGCGCGGTGCCGGCGTCGCGTACACGGGTCTGCTCGTCGGGACGGTGCTGGCCGCGACGGTCGCAGCGGACCGTGCGGCCGCCCGGCGTGGTCCAGCCTGGACGGCGGGCCTGACCGCCCTGTGCACGTTCATCTCTCTGGGCGGCACGTCGCTCGCTCGCACCGGCGCTCAGATGTCCGCCCCGTTGGACGCAACCGACATCGCGGGCGCTCGCGCGCTGCTCCCGTCCCTGTGCGGACGTGATCCCGCCTCGCTCGACGCGTCCGGTCTGACGCGTGCCGCGCTGGAATCGATTGCGGAGAACACCTCCGACGCGGCGGTGGCGCCCCTGCTGTGGGGGATGGCGGCAGGTGCCCCCGGACTACTCGTCTACCGCGCAGCCAACACGCTCGACGCAATGGTGGGCTACCGATCGGCCCGCTATGAGCGCTTCGGCTGGGCCGCAGCGCGTTTCGACGACCTGCTCAACTACCTGCCGGCACGGCTGTCCGGATTGCTGGTGGCGGCCTGCGCCATGACGGTCGACGGCTCGGCGGGCGCCGCGCTCGAGGCCTGGCGTCGCGACGCCCGCAGGCATCCCAGCCCGAACGCCGGTGTGGCCGAGGCGTCGTTCGCAGGTGCCCTCGGGGTGCGCCTGGGCGGGCCGACGCAGTACGCCCACCGGCTCGAGATCCGTCCCACGCTCGGCGACGGCCGGACGCCGTCGGTGCCGGATCTGCGTCGTGCGGTGCGTCTTTCGCGTGCGGTGCAGGTGGGCGCCGCCGCCGTGTGCTCGGCGGGTGCCCTCGGACTCAGCGGCGTCGGCCGTACCGGTCGGCGAGCTTCTGATCGGGTGTGA